One genomic region from Ammospiza nelsoni isolate bAmmNel1 chromosome 13, bAmmNel1.pri, whole genome shotgun sequence encodes:
- the GINS3 gene encoding DNA replication complex GINS protein PSF3 gives MSEAYFPVGPGLGMEENFLSLDDILMSQEKLPGRAESALPRLAVLVGQGASSAESVPEGSKLEIPLWLAKGLHDSKRRIISVELPKIYKEAWRTVFSADANVVDLHKMGPYYYGFGSQLLNFENPENPEIAQTILQTFVARFRRIMDSSQNAYNEDTSALVARLDELERALFQVGQKGLNDFQCWEKGQASQITASSLVQNYGKRKLTEVDG, from the exons ATGTCCGAGGCGTATTTCCCCGTGGGCCCCGGGCTGGGCATGGAGGAGAATTTCCTCTCGCTGGACGATATCCTGATGTCGCAGGAGAAGCTGCCGGGCCGCGCCGAGAGCGCGTTGCCGCGCCTGGCCGTGTTGGTGGGGCAGGGCGCCAGCAGCGCCGAGTCCGTCCCGGAG GGATCGAAGCTGGAAATCCCCCTGTGGCTTGCTAAAGGGCTGCATGACAGCAAGAGGAGAATCATCTCTGTGGAGCTGCCAAAGATTTACAAGGAAGCCTGGAGGACGGTGTTCAGTGCTGATGCCAACGTGGTTGATCTACATAAAATGGGGCCCTACTACTATGGATTTGGCTCACAGCTCCTGAATTTTGAGAATCCAGAGAATCCTGAGATAGCTCAGACTATCCTGCAG ACGTTCGTTGCCCGTTTCCGCCGCATCATGGACTCCTCTCAGAACGCCTACAACGAGGACACGTCTGCGCTGGTGGCACGCCTGGACGAGCTGGAGAGGGCTCTCTTTCAAGTGGGCCAGAAAGGGCTGAATGACTTCCAGTGCTGGGAAAAGGGACAGGCTTCTCAAATCACTGCTTCCAGTCTGGTGCAGAACTACGGGAAAAGGAAGCTCACGGAAGTGGATGGTTAA